A window of Pseudomonas monteilii contains these coding sequences:
- a CDS encoding two-component system response regulator: MSELLLIDDDQELCELLGSWLSQEGFEVRACHDGHSARQALAERAPAAVVLDVMLPDGSGLELLKQLRTEHAELPVLMLSARGEPLDRILGLELGADDYLAKPCDPRELTARLRAVLRRSHPAAPTTQLEIGDLAFSPVRGVVAIEGREMTLTLSESRILEALLRQPGEPLDKQELAQLALGRKLTLYDRSLDMHVSNLRKKVGPHADGRPRVVALRSRGYYYSP, translated from the coding sequence ATGAGTGAGCTGTTACTGATTGACGATGACCAGGAGCTCTGCGAGCTGCTGGGCAGCTGGCTGAGCCAGGAAGGCTTCGAGGTACGTGCCTGCCACGACGGGCACAGCGCGCGCCAGGCCCTGGCCGAGCGAGCACCGGCGGCCGTGGTGCTGGACGTCATGTTGCCCGATGGCAGCGGCCTGGAACTGCTCAAGCAGTTGCGTACCGAGCATGCCGAGCTGCCGGTGCTCATGCTTTCGGCACGGGGCGAGCCTCTGGATCGCATTCTCGGCCTGGAGCTGGGCGCCGACGACTACCTGGCCAAGCCCTGCGACCCGCGTGAGCTGACGGCGCGCCTGCGGGCCGTATTGCGCCGCAGCCACCCCGCCGCTCCGACCACGCAACTGGAGATCGGTGACCTGGCCTTCAGCCCGGTTCGCGGCGTCGTGGCCATCGAGGGCCGGGAGATGACCTTGACCCTGTCCGAGAGCCGGATCCTCGAAGCCCTGCTGCGCCAACCGGGCGAGCCGCTGGACAAGCAGGAACTGGCGCAGCTGGCCCTGGGGCGCAAGTTGACGCTCTACGACCGCAGCCTGGACATGCACGTCAGCAACCTGCGCAAGAAGGTCGGCCCCCATGCCGACGGCCGACCGCGCGTTGTCGCCCTGCGCAGTCGCGGGTATTACTACAGCCCTTGA
- a CDS encoding hypothetical protein (unknown function; YciI from Haemophilus influenzae presents crystal structure similarity to a muconolactone isomerase, but does not seem to catalyze any of the predicted reactions based on sequence and structure similarity): MLYAIIASDVESSLEKRLSVRPAHLERLQQLKDEGRLMLAGPHPAIDSNDPGPAGFTGSLVVAEFDSLAAAQAWADADPYVAAGVYDQVLVKPFKHVLP, translated from the coding sequence ATGCTCTACGCCATCATCGCCAGCGACGTCGAAAGCTCTTTGGAAAAGCGCCTGAGCGTGCGCCCTGCCCACCTCGAGCGCCTGCAACAGCTCAAGGACGAAGGCCGCCTGATGCTGGCCGGGCCGCACCCGGCCATCGACAGCAACGACCCGGGCCCAGCCGGTTTCACCGGCAGCCTGGTGGTCGCCGAGTTCGATTCGCTGGCCGCAGCCCAGGCCTGGGCCGATGCCGACCCTTACGTGGCGGCGGGCGTCTATGACCAGGTCCTGGTCAAGCCTTTCAAGCACGTGTTGCCCTGA
- a CDS encoding septation protein A produces MKQFIDFIPLLLFFIVYKLDPRLVDVGGHGFELGGIYSATKVLILSSVVVYGLLFLRQRRLEKGQWLTLVACLVFGGLTLAFHSETFLKWKAPVVNWLFALAFLGSHFVGDRVLVKRIMGHALNLPNPIWVRLNLAWVVFFVFCGAANLFVAFTFERFWVDFKVFGSLGLTVLFMVAQGLYLSRHLRDNDTPTPPSSTQNKD; encoded by the coding sequence GTGAAACAATTCATCGATTTCATACCGCTGCTGCTGTTCTTCATCGTCTACAAGCTCGACCCTCGCCTGGTCGACGTCGGCGGCCATGGGTTCGAACTCGGCGGCATCTACAGCGCGACCAAGGTGCTGATTCTCAGCTCCGTGGTGGTGTACGGCCTGCTGTTCCTGCGCCAGCGCAGGCTCGAGAAGGGCCAGTGGCTCACCCTCGTGGCCTGCCTGGTGTTCGGCGGACTGACCCTGGCCTTCCACAGCGAGACCTTCCTGAAGTGGAAGGCGCCGGTGGTCAACTGGCTGTTCGCCCTGGCGTTCCTGGGCAGCCATTTCGTCGGCGATCGCGTGCTGGTCAAGCGCATCATGGGCCATGCCCTGAACCTGCCGAACCCGATCTGGGTGCGGCTGAACCTGGCCTGGGTCGTGTTCTTCGTGTTCTGCGGCGCGGCCAACCTGTTCGTGGCCTTCACCTTCGAACGTTTCTGGGTCGACTTCAAGGTCTTCGGCAGCCTGGGCCTGACCGTTCTGTTCATGGTCGCCCAGGGGCTCTACCTGTCGCGCCACCTGCGCGACAACGACACGCCCACCCCGCCTTCCTCCACCCAGAACAAGGACTGA
- a CDS encoding phosphoesterase: protein MNVDLHCHSTASDGALTPTALVARAHEHGVRTLALTDHDTLDGLVEARQACQARGMQWVSGVELSCTWGGATIHVLGYDFALDAPPLLEAVQALHKGRWLRAEEIDRRLAAKGMPGALDGARALQQALGDSDNAPARPHFAEFLVQAGHVKDRGEAFRKWLGAGKLGDVKLHWPTLDETVATLRRSNAWVSLAHPMHYDLTRSKRRRLIADYLQAGGQALEVVNGMMPAEQVGTLSILTREFGLLASAGSDFHGPGAWGEIGAYRPVPEDLPPLWRRFRHEQPTAL from the coding sequence ATGAATGTTGATCTGCACTGCCACAGCACGGCTTCCGATGGCGCCCTCACGCCCACGGCGTTGGTCGCGCGGGCGCACGAGCACGGCGTGCGCACGCTGGCGCTGACCGACCACGACACCCTCGACGGCCTGGTGGAGGCCCGGCAAGCCTGCCAGGCCCGCGGCATGCAGTGGGTCAGTGGCGTGGAACTGTCCTGTACCTGGGGTGGCGCGACCATCCATGTGCTGGGCTACGATTTCGCCCTGGATGCGCCCCCGCTGCTCGAGGCCGTGCAGGCCTTGCACAAGGGCCGCTGGCTGCGCGCCGAAGAGATCGACCGACGGCTGGCGGCCAAGGGCATGCCCGGTGCCCTGGACGGTGCACGCGCCCTGCAGCAGGCGCTGGGCGACAGCGACAATGCCCCGGCCCGGCCGCACTTCGCCGAGTTCCTGGTCCAGGCCGGGCACGTCAAGGACCGTGGCGAGGCGTTTCGCAAGTGGCTGGGGGCCGGCAAGCTGGGCGACGTCAAGCTGCATTGGCCGACCCTGGATGAAACCGTCGCGACCCTGCGCCGGTCCAACGCATGGGTCAGCCTGGCGCACCCGATGCACTACGACCTGACGCGCAGCAAGCGTCGCCGTCTGATCGCCGACTATCTGCAGGCCGGCGGTCAGGCGCTGGAAGTGGTCAACGGGATGATGCCGGCCGAGCAGGTCGGCACGCTGTCCATCCTCACCCGCGAGTTCGGTCTGCTGGCAAGCGCTGGCAGCGACTTCCACGGCCCCGGCGCCTGGGGCGAGATCGGCGCCTATCGGCCAGTGCCCGAGGACCTGCCACCGTTGTGGCGTCGATTCCGACATGAACAGCCAACTGCGCTATGA
- a CDS encoding threonylcarbamoyl-AMP synthase yields the protein MSQFFQIHPENPQPRLIRQAVEIIRKGGVVVYPTDSAYALGCQIGDKAAIERVRRLRQLDKNHNFTLMCCDMSQLGLYAKVDTRLFRLLKAHVPGPYTFILNGTREVPRLLLHEKRRTIGLRVPDHAITLALLAELGEPLMSVSLILPGDDEPMTDPYEIRQRLEHHVDLIIDGGFGDLKASTVISLVDDEPEVLRVGCGDPEPFLAPA from the coding sequence GTGAGCCAATTTTTCCAGATCCATCCGGAAAACCCTCAGCCGCGGTTGATCCGCCAGGCTGTGGAGATCATCCGCAAGGGCGGCGTGGTGGTGTACCCGACCGATTCGGCGTACGCCCTGGGCTGCCAGATCGGCGACAAGGCGGCGATCGAGCGGGTCCGACGCCTGCGCCAGCTCGACAAGAACCACAACTTCACCCTGATGTGCTGCGACATGTCCCAGCTGGGCCTGTACGCCAAGGTCGACACTCGGCTGTTCCGTCTGCTCAAGGCCCACGTGCCAGGCCCCTACACCTTCATCCTCAACGGCACCCGTGAAGTGCCGCGCCTGCTGCTGCACGAAAAGCGCCGTACCATCGGCCTGCGCGTCCCGGACCATGCGATCACCCTGGCCCTGCTGGCCGAGCTGGGCGAACCACTGATGAGCGTGAGCCTGATCCTGCCCGGTGATGACGAGCCCATGACCGATCCCTACGAGATCCGTCAGCGCCTGGAGCACCACGTCGACCTGATCATCGACGGCGGTTTCGGTGACCTGAAGGCCTCCACCGTGATCAGCCTGGTCGACGACGAGCCGGAAGTGCTCCGTGTGGGTTGCGGCGACCCCGAACCCTTCCTCGCGCCCGCATGA
- a CDS encoding chromosome segregation protein ScpA gives MSEVPEHASEAEQAPRPAPAPLVYGQALTELPVDLYIPPDALEIFLDAFEGPLDLLLYLIRKQNIDILDIPVAEITRQYMGYVELMKSVRLELAAEYLVMAAMLAEIKSRMLLPRAVVAEEEEGDPRAELIRRLQEYERFKTAAEDLDRLSRVGRDIVVPRLEAPQAKVRKVLPQVLLEEVLLSMAEVMRRNDLFESHQISRETLSTRERMTEVLERLKGQGFVPFATLFGAAEGKLGVVVTFMAVLELVKESLVELVQNEPFAPIHVRVRAE, from the coding sequence ATGAGCGAGGTGCCTGAACACGCGAGCGAGGCAGAACAGGCGCCCCGCCCGGCGCCCGCGCCGCTGGTCTATGGCCAGGCGCTCACCGAGCTGCCGGTCGACCTGTACATCCCGCCCGATGCGCTGGAAATCTTCCTGGACGCCTTCGAGGGACCGCTCGACCTGCTGCTGTACCTGATCCGCAAGCAGAACATCGACATCCTCGACATCCCGGTGGCCGAGATCACGCGCCAGTACATGGGCTATGTCGAGCTGATGAAGAGCGTGCGCCTGGAGCTGGCCGCCGAATACCTGGTGATGGCCGCCATGCTCGCCGAGATCAAGTCGCGCATGCTGCTGCCCCGGGCGGTCGTGGCCGAGGAAGAGGAGGGCGATCCGCGTGCCGAACTGATCCGCCGCCTGCAGGAATACGAGCGGTTCAAGACGGCGGCCGAGGACCTGGACCGCCTGAGCCGGGTCGGGCGCGACATCGTCGTGCCGCGCCTGGAGGCGCCGCAGGCCAAGGTGCGCAAGGTGCTGCCCCAGGTGCTGCTGGAAGAGGTGCTGCTGTCGATGGCCGAGGTCATGCGCCGCAACGACCTGTTCGAAAGCCACCAGATCAGCCGCGAGACGCTGTCCACGCGCGAGCGCATGACCGAGGTGCTCGAACGCCTCAAGGGCCAGGGTTTCGTGCCCTTCGCCACGCTGTTCGGCGCGGCCGAGGGCAAGCTGGGGGTGGTGGTGACGTTCATGGCGGTGCTCGAGCTGGTGAAGGAATCCTTGGTCGAACTCGTGCAGAATGAGCCTTTTGCCCCCATTCACGTGCGCGTGCGCGCCGAGTGA
- a CDS encoding segregation and condensation protein B, which yields MNLNEPRDLASLIEAFLLASGKPQSLERLYELFEEAERPAPAVFRKALDVLGKSCAGRAFELKEVASGYRLQIRETYGPWVGRLWEERPQRYSRALLETLALIAYRQPVTRGEIEEVRGVAVNSNITRTLLEREWIRVVGHRDVPGRPAMFATTKAFLDHFNLKSLDELPALAELREMEPEPAFDDDDAPVPIHLQALADASLGDDPEVEEDAPEETSFRSLLVELDAMEDGLKTDFDDLQLPGEDETEQAEAVPGEAPDPVETPPRD from the coding sequence ATGAACCTCAATGAACCGCGCGACCTGGCGTCGCTGATCGAAGCCTTCCTGCTCGCCTCGGGCAAGCCGCAGTCGCTCGAGCGCCTGTACGAACTGTTCGAAGAAGCCGAACGACCGGCCCCGGCCGTGTTCAGGAAAGCCCTGGACGTGCTGGGCAAGTCCTGTGCGGGCCGGGCCTTCGAACTCAAGGAGGTGGCTTCCGGCTACCGCCTGCAGATCCGTGAGACGTACGGCCCCTGGGTCGGCCGCCTCTGGGAGGAGCGGCCGCAGCGCTATTCGCGTGCCTTGCTCGAGACCCTGGCGCTGATCGCCTACCGCCAGCCGGTGACGCGCGGCGAGATCGAAGAAGTGCGCGGTGTGGCGGTGAACAGCAACATCACCCGCACCTTGCTCGAGCGCGAGTGGATCCGCGTGGTCGGGCACCGCGACGTGCCCGGCCGACCGGCCATGTTCGCCACCACCAAGGCGTTTCTCGACCACTTCAACCTCAAGAGCCTCGACGAGCTGCCCGCGCTGGCCGAGTTGCGCGAGATGGAGCCGGAACCGGCCTTCGACGATGACGACGCCCCGGTGCCGATCCACCTGCAGGCGCTGGCCGATGCCAGCCTGGGTGATGACCCAGAGGTCGAGGAGGACGCCCCGGAAGAAACCAGCTTCCGCTCGCTGCTGGTGGAACTCGATGCCATGGAAGACGGGCTGAAGACCGACTTCGACGACCTGCAGCTGCCGGGCGAAGATGAAACCGAGCAGGCCGAGGCCGTGCCTGGCGAGGCGCCGGACCCCGTGGAGACGCCGCCTCGCGACTAG
- a CDS encoding aromatic amino acid transporter → MSGPHTSSGEFKRGLKNRHIQLIALGGAIGTGLFLGSAGVMKSAGPSMILGYALCGFIAFMIMRQLGEMIVEEPVAGSFSHFAHQYWGGFAGFLSGWNCWVLYILVGMSELSAVGKYVHYWWPEIPTWVTAAAFFVLINAINLTNVKVFGETEFWFAIIKVMAIVGMIALGSYLLVSGNGGPDASVSNLWSHGGFFPNGISGLVMALAIIMFSFGGLEMLGFTAAEADQPKTVIPKAINQVIYRILIFYIGALVILLSLTPWDGLVKSIDAAGGSYGSSPFVQVFSLLGSDAAAHLLNFVVLTAALSVYNSGTYCNARMLYGMAEQGDAPAGLARVDRRGVPVRAILVSAAVTVVAVLLNYLMPQNALELLMSLVVAALVINWAMISYSHLKFRQHLNRTGQTPLFKALWYPYGNYLCLAFVVLILGIMLQIPGINVSVYAIPVWLGVMFVLYWLKTRR, encoded by the coding sequence ATGAGTGGACCACACACATCCTCCGGCGAATTCAAGCGCGGCTTGAAGAATCGCCACATCCAGCTCATCGCCCTGGGCGGCGCCATCGGCACGGGCCTGTTCCTCGGCTCGGCCGGCGTGATGAAATCCGCCGGGCCGTCGATGATCCTCGGCTATGCCCTGTGCGGCTTCATCGCCTTCATGATCATGCGCCAGCTGGGTGAAATGATCGTCGAGGAGCCGGTGGCCGGTTCCTTCAGTCATTTCGCCCATCAGTACTGGGGCGGTTTCGCCGGTTTCCTGTCGGGCTGGAACTGCTGGGTGCTGTACATCCTGGTGGGCATGTCCGAGCTGTCCGCGGTCGGCAAGTACGTGCACTACTGGTGGCCGGAGATCCCGACCTGGGTGACGGCCGCGGCGTTCTTCGTGCTGATCAACGCGATCAACCTGACCAACGTCAAGGTCTTCGGCGAGACCGAATTCTGGTTCGCCATCATCAAGGTCATGGCCATCGTCGGCATGATCGCCCTGGGCAGCTACCTGCTGGTCAGCGGCAACGGCGGGCCCGACGCCTCGGTCAGCAACCTGTGGAGCCATGGCGGGTTCTTCCCCAATGGCATCAGCGGGCTGGTGATGGCCCTGGCGATCATCATGTTCTCGTTCGGCGGGCTGGAGATGCTCGGGTTCACGGCGGCCGAAGCCGATCAGCCGAAGACGGTGATCCCCAAGGCGATCAACCAGGTCATCTACCGGATCCTGATCTTCTACATCGGCGCCCTGGTGATCCTGCTGTCGCTGACGCCCTGGGACGGTCTGGTCAAGAGCATCGACGCCGCAGGCGGCAGCTATGGCAGCAGCCCGTTCGTGCAGGTGTTCTCGCTGCTGGGCAGCGACGCGGCGGCGCACCTGCTCAACTTCGTCGTGCTCACCGCCGCGCTGTCGGTGTACAACAGCGGCACCTACTGCAACGCCCGCATGCTGTACGGCATGGCCGAGCAGGGTGACGCGCCGGCCGGGCTGGCCCGGGTTGACCGGCGCGGTGTGCCGGTACGGGCAATCCTGGTGTCGGCTGCCGTCACGGTGGTGGCGGTGCTGCTCAACTACCTGATGCCGCAGAATGCCCTGGAGCTGCTGATGTCGCTGGTGGTCGCGGCGCTGGTGATCAACTGGGCGATGATCAGCTACTCGCACCTCAAGTTCCGTCAGCACCTGAACCGCACCGGCCAGACGCCGCTGTTCAAGGCACTGTGGTACCCCTACGGCAACTACCTGTGCCTGGCCTTCGTGGTACTCATCCTGGGCATCATGCTGCAGATCCCGGGCATCAACGTGTCGGTGTACGCGATCCCGGTGTGGCTGGGGGTGATGTTCGTGTTGTACTGGCTCAAGACGCGCCGCTGA
- a CDS encoding LysR family transcriptional regulator produces the protein MNYRHLTPSMSLLLAFEAAARHESFTRAAVELSLTQSAVSRQVQALEHQLGLTLFRREGRHVQMTDVGRLYQRELNEALGRIRSATLQALAYQSGVGTLRLATLPTFGSKWLLPRLHAFYAAHPGMLVHIHSRIETIDFETSEIDAAIGVAHHDLPGLVCHRLQAEELVVILPPSARATEDTWTPTRISEHLLLNVANNPHAWGEWFSHHALPHRSMRLGPSFELTSHLIQAVRAGIGVGLVPRVLVEDELASGELISAGAAFASQRSYYLIYPPRNEGLPSLRAFRGWLLGQI, from the coding sequence ATGAATTACCGCCACCTGACACCGTCCATGTCACTGCTGCTGGCCTTCGAGGCGGCGGCCCGGCATGAAAGCTTTACCCGTGCAGCAGTGGAGCTGTCGCTGACCCAGAGCGCGGTCAGCCGCCAGGTGCAAGCCCTGGAGCATCAACTGGGCCTGACCCTGTTTCGTCGCGAAGGCCGCCATGTGCAAATGACGGATGTCGGGCGCCTGTACCAGCGTGAATTGAACGAGGCGCTCGGGCGCATCCGCAGCGCGACCCTGCAGGCCCTGGCCTATCAGTCGGGCGTCGGCACGTTGCGGCTGGCCACCCTGCCCACCTTCGGCTCGAAATGGCTGCTGCCACGGCTGCACGCGTTCTACGCGGCGCACCCGGGCATGCTGGTGCACATCCATTCACGCATCGAGACGATCGATTTCGAGACCAGCGAGATCGACGCGGCGATCGGCGTCGCCCACCATGACCTGCCCGGGCTGGTCTGCCACCGTTTGCAGGCCGAGGAACTGGTGGTGATCCTGCCGCCTTCGGCCCGAGCGACCGAGGACACCTGGACGCCGACGCGCATCAGCGAGCACCTGCTGCTCAACGTGGCCAACAACCCCCATGCCTGGGGCGAATGGTTCTCGCACCATGCCCTGCCCCACCGCAGCATGCGCCTGGGGCCGAGTTTCGAACTAACGTCGCACTTGATCCAGGCCGTGCGCGCCGGGATCGGGGTGGGATTGGTGCCGAGGGTGCTGGTGGAGGACGAACTGGCCAGCGGGGAGCTGATCAGCGCGGGAGCGGCGTTTGCCAGTCAGCGCAGCTATTACCTGATCTACCCGCCGCGCAACGAAGGGTTACCCTCGTTGCGGGCGTTTCGCGGGTGGCTGCTGGGGCAGATCTGA